In Musa acuminata AAA Group cultivar baxijiao chromosome BXJ3-11, Cavendish_Baxijiao_AAA, whole genome shotgun sequence, one DNA window encodes the following:
- the LOC135653323 gene encoding protein SMALL AUXIN UP-REGULATED RNA 51-like, giving the protein MERLGSRKGKKSIIVKVFERCRSLGHRRSSAAAATPKSKPWDRSKSTGRQRAPEGCFTVYVGPTKERFVVRMECVNHPLFRMLLDQAEMVYGFTSPGPLQLPCDVDVFNKILCEMDQEMMAPPTCSFAKCYSTGYRLLSPPRLIVSDHL; this is encoded by the coding sequence ATGGAAAGGCTGGGGAGTAGGAAGGGGAAGAAGAGCATAATCGTCAAGGTATTCGAGCGATGTCGTTCCCTCGGGCACCGGAGAAGCTCAGCTGCGGCGGCCACGCCCAAGAGCAAGCCATGGGACCGCTCCAAGTCCACCGGGAGGCAACGGGCGCCTGAGGGCTGCTTCACGGTGTACGTCGGGCCTACCAAAGAGCGGTTCGTGGTGAGGATGGAGTGCGTCAACCACCCTCTTTTCAGGATGCTCCTCGATCAGGCCGAGATGGTGTACGGCTTCACCAGCCCTGGCCCGTTGCAGCTCCCATGCGACGTCGACGTGTTCAACAAGATCTTGTGCGAGATGGACCAGGAGATGATGGCCCCGCCCACGTGCAGCTTCGCCAAGTGCTACAGCACCGGGTATCGTCTTCTGAGCCCTCCAAGGCTCATCGTCTCCGACCATCTCTAA
- the LOC135653322 gene encoding omega-hydroxypalmitate O-feruloyl transferase-like: MIADLREKFELTVRQGEPTLVPPAEETEKGFYFLTNLDQNIAVIVQTIYCFKSEEKGNEMAAEVIKDALAQVLVRYYPLAGRLTISNEGKLIVDCTREGAVFVEAEADCKMEDVGDITKPDPDTLGKLVYSVPGAKNILEMPLLAAQVTKFSCGGFILGLAMNHCMFDGLGAMEFVNSWGETARGLPISVPPFIDRSVLRSRDPPVINFPHREFSEIEDVSDATTLYQEEMLYRSFCFDTEKLERVKKKAMADGTLDGCTTFEALSGLVWRARTEALKLQPGQKTKLLFAVDGRSRFDPPLPKGFFGNGIVLTNSLCTAGELLGRPLSFAVGLVQDAVGMVTDEYMRSAMDYFEATRARPSLTATLLITTWSRLSFHITDFGWGEPVQSGPVTLPEKEVILFLSHGKESKSINVLLGLPSSAMASFQKLMDI, translated from the exons ATG ATTGCAGATCTCAGGGAGAAGTTTGAGCTTACTGTGAGGCAAGGGGAACCGACGCTAGTTCCTCCGGCAGAAGAGACAGAGAAGGGGTTCTACTTCCTCACCAACCTCGACCAGAACATTGCAGTCATAGTTCAGACCATATACTGCTTCAAGTCGGAGGAGAAGGGGAATGAGATGGCGGCAGAAGTGATCAAGGACGCGCTGGCGCAGGTCCTCGTTCGCTACTACCCGCTCGCCGGCCGACTGACGATCAGCAACGAGGGGAAGCTCATCGTGGATTGCACCAGGGAAGGCGCGGTGTTCGTCGAGGCTGAAGCAGACTGCAAGATGGAAGATGTTGGGGACATCACAAAGCCTGATCCCGACACGCTTGGGAAGCTTGTTTATAGCGTCCCTGGTGCTAAGAACATACTGGAGATGCCTCTACTGGCAGCTCAG gtTACTAAGTTCAGTTGCGGGGGATTCATCCTTGGGCTAGCCATGAACCACTGTATGTTCGACGGGCTTGGTGCAATGGAGTTTGTGAACTCATGGGGGGAAACGGCACGAGGCCTACCGATATCGGTGCCGCCGTTCATCGACCGCAGTGTTCTGAGATCACGTGATCCTCCTGTCATCAACTTTCCCCACCGTGAATTCTCTGAGATCGAAGACGTCTCTGATGCCACAACCTTGTACCAAGAAGAAATGCTGTACCGATCCTTCTGCTTCGACACCGAGAAGCTGGAGCGCGTCAAGAAAAAGGCCATGGCGGACGGGACGCTCGACGGGTGCACCACGTTCGAAGCGCTCTCCGGGCTCGTCTGGCGAGCCCGGACGGAGGCGTTGAAGCTGCAGCCGGGGCAGAAGACGAAGCTCCTCTTCGCCGTCGACGGCAGGTCCCGATTCGACCCCCCGCTGCCGAAAGGCTTCTTCGGCAATGGCATCGTCCTCACCAATTCGCTGTGCACAGCAGGAGAGCTCCTGGGCCGCCCACTGTCCTTTGCTGTTGGACTGGTCCAGGACGCAGTGGGGATGGTCACCGACGAGTACATGCGGTCGGCGATGGATTACTTCGAGGCGACAAGGGCTCGGCCTTCTCTGACTGCTACTCTTCTGATCACGACTTGGTCGAGGCTGTCCTTCCACATCACGGACTTCGGGTGGGGGGAGCCAGTTCAATCTGGGCCTGTGACTCTACCTGAGAAAGAGGTGATCTTGTTCCTATCCCATGGGAAGGAGAGTAAGAGCATTAATGTGCTTCTTGGGCTCCCAAGCTCAGCAATGGCAAGTTTCCAAAAGCTGATGGACATATAA
- the LOC103971173 gene encoding protein MICRORCHIDIA 7 → MDSIVKKEIVVATEPLDDSVIDLSSSDSDWEAEGDGTAKRRRKPDGMGGPLKKSRTVGILPAGFLDPLSPEEPLPLLLPQPPRSRSPVALLRCKQFWKAGDFDESLNPNPTPLRGMDHVRVHPKFLHSNATSHKWALGALAELLDNSLDEVCNGSTFVNIDMLINKKNGSKMLLVEDNGGGMDPDKMRQCMSLGYSAKSKIANTIGQYGNGFKTSTMRLGADVIVFSRSHGKDGRRPTQTIGMLSYTFLRNTGKEDIVVPMLDYEKGKVWSKMLRSSLADWNTNLETIIQWSPYSSEADLLQQFSSVKDQGTRIVIYNLWEDDQGELELDFDADEHDIQVRGVNRDEKKIEMAMKFPNSRHFLTYRHSLRSYASILYLRLPNVFRMILRGKEIEHHNIVNDMMLKQEVTYKPQSVAEGVPKDPNMVAVVTIGFVKDAKDHIDVQGFNVYHKNRLIKPFWRVWSAAGSDGRGVIGVLEANFIEPAHDKQDFERTTILSRLEARLVQMQKTYWSNNCHRIGYAPRVNKKTIEQDDKESSPEAPVHQLSRHSLKFTSPSSGTHASKSSAPDKVGYKYLPSSSGKTGKASASAFVLGKSGNQKSGSLASSMDCGVKSAMKVGKNIRAQSRSSGIHAVDDESDSETECTASVKRTHDSNIPKAIFSSRTSDKIVAPPTLSPPPYSAHNGAQGDHTTNGVAGIERVATRSQGKASKIISGENGPSTEDSANIKQLKDENEELKKRIIKMEESTTKELQYERDRNKSLLEQFEAAQKSLEEANKEQEALIDIFSEERSRRDKEEENLRKKLKDASRTIQELLEKLAKRQNDLKS, encoded by the exons ATGGATTCGATCGTCAAGAAGGAGATCGTCGTGGCTACGGAGCCGCTGGACGATTCCGTGATCGATCTCAGTAGCAGTGACAGCGATTGGGAGGCGGAGGGCGACGGGACGGCCAAGCGGCGGAGGAAACCCGATGGGATGGGGGGCCCTCTCAAGAAGTCTCGGACTGTGGGAATTCTGCCCGCCGGCTTCCTCGACCCCCTCTCGCCCGAGgagccgctgccgctgctgctgccgcagcCACCGCGTTCGCGGTCGCCGGTGGCATTGCTCCGGTGCAAGCAGTTCTGGAAGGCGGGGGACTTCGACGAGAGTTTGAACCCTAATCCGACGCCGCTCCGAG GGATGGATCATGTGCGAGTTCACCCTAAATTTTTGCATTCAAATGCCACAAGTCACAAGTGGGCACTTGGAG CTTTGGCTGAGCTCTTGGACAATTCTTTGGATGAG GTTTGCAATGGATCTACATTCGTGAATATTGATATGCTAATAAACAAGAAAAATGGAAGCAAAATGTTGTTGGTTGAAG ATAATGGTGGTGGGATGGACCCTGATAAAATGCGGCAATGCATGTCATTGGGGTATTCTGCCAAGTCCAAAATAGCAAACACTATTGGACAGT ATGGGAATGGCTTTAAAACCAGCACCATGCGACTTGGCGCAGATGTTATCGTGTTTTCTCGTAGTCATGGGAAAGACGGAAGAAG GCCCACGCAGACCATTGGAATGCTGTCCTATACTTTTCTGAGGAACACTGGGAAAGAAGATATTGTAGTTCCAATG CTTGATTATGAGAAAGGAAAAGTCTGGAGTAAGATGTTGAGATCATCCTTAGCTGATTGGAATACAAATTTAGAGACCATCATCCAATGGTCTCCATATTCTAGTGAAGCAGATCTTCTTCAGCAG TTCAGTTCTGTTAAAGATCAAGGGACTCGAATAGTCATATACAATTTGTGGGAGGATGACCAAGGAGAGTTGGAGCTTGATTTTGATGCTGATGAACAT GACATTCAAGTTAGAGGTGTTAATCGTGATGAGAAGAAGATTGAAATGGCAATGAAGTTTCCAAACTCCAGGCATTTTTTAACATATCGACACTCATTAAGG AGTTATGCCTCAATTCTGTATCTCAGGCTTCCAAATGTCTTCAGAATGATATTGCGTGGCAAAGAGATTGAACACCACAATATTGTGAATGATATGATGCTAAAACAAGAGGTCACATATAAGCCTCAATCAGTTGCTGAAGGTGTTCCTAAAGATCCTAAT ATGGTTGCAGTTGTGACTATTGGCTTTGTAAAGGACGCAAAAGATCATATTGATGTTCAGGGGTTCAATGTTTATCACAAGAATCGGCTAATAAAG CCTTTCTGGAGAGTATGGAGTGCTGCTGGTAGTGACGGGCGTGGAGTTATAG GTGTATTAGAGGCAAATTTTATTGAACCAGCACATGATAAGCAGGACTTTGAACGCACAACTATTCTTTCCAGACTTGAAGCAAGACTTGTTCAGATGCAGAAAACATACTG GTCTAATAATTGTCATAGGATTGGCTATGCTCCCAGGGTTAACAAGAAAACTATTGAGCAAGACGATAAAG AGAGTTCTCCTGAAGCACCAGTTCATCAATTATCTCGGCATTCACTGAAGTTTACTTCTCCAAGCAGCGGAACCCATGCCAGCAAGTCTAGTGCTCCAGATAAAGTTGGATATAAGTACTTGCCAAGTTCAAGTGGTAAAACAGGAAAGGCCAGTGCCTCAGCCTTTGTCTTGGGTAAATCTGGGAATCAGAAAAGTGGAAGTTTGGCCTCCTCCATGGACTGTGGAGTAAAAAGTGCTATGAAAGTTGGAAAGAACATAAGAGCTCAATCTAGGTCCAGTGGAATTCATGCTGTTGATGATGAGAGTGATTCTGAGACTGAGTGCACAGCTTCAGTTAAAAGAACACATGATTCAAATATTCCCAAGGCCATTTTCAGTTCAAGAACCTCTGATAAAATTGTTGCTCCTCCAACGTTGTCTCCACCTCCTTATTCTGCCCATAATGGAGCTCAAGGAGATCATACAACAAATGGAGTTGCAGGAATCGAGCGAGTTGCTACTAGATCACAAGGAAAG GCATCCAAAATTATCTCTGGTGAAAATGGTCCCAGTACTGAGGACTCTGCCAATATCAAGCAGTTGAAAGATGAAAATGAAGAATTAAAGAAAAG AATCATAAAAATGGAGGAATCAACAACTAAGGAATTGCAGTATGAGAGGGATCGTAATAAATCTTTACTTGAGCAA TTTGAAGCAGCGCAGAAAAGTTTGGAGGAGGCAAACAAAGAACAAGAGGCTTTGATTGACATATTCTCAGAAGAAAGGAGCCGGAGGGACAAAGAAGAAGAGAATTTGAGGAAGAAACTGAAG GATGCCTCTCGCACTATACAAGAGTTGTTGGAGAAGTTGGCCAAGCGCCAAAATGATCTCAAATCATAG